The Chloroflexota bacterium genomic sequence ACGTCCAAGCCGTGCAGGATGCGGCGATGTTTACCGCCGCCACTCCGCGATGTTCCACAACTCGCTGTCCCAGGCGTTCATGCGCACGCCCTGCAGCGAGTTTGCGTGCGCCGAAACAAGGCCGCGGCCTACAAGGAATATCTCGAAGTAGCTCTGCACATAGATGTCGTTCAGCTGCTTCACAATGGCGTCGCGCTCGGGGCCAATGGTAAGCCCGTCCAACTCCGCCAGCTTCGCGTCGAAGTCCGGGTTGCACCCTCGGGAGTTGTTGCCGTCCGCCCAGTTGTTTTCGATCGTCTGGATATGCTCACAGCCAAGGCTGACCAACGACAACGCCGGATCTATGCCGGTGCCCGTGGTATACATCTGCACGTCCGCGAGGAACCGGCGGTACGACGCCCCCTCCACTGCAGGGTCGCCACCGAAGAACACGCTTGCGTCATGCTGGACAAGAACGGCGTCAATGCCGATTTCCTTCCACCACCCCTGGATGAGCGCTTGCGTCTGTTGCCTCACGGGGTTCTCCGTCGTCTGATACGTGACCCGCAGCGGGACGCCGCTGTGCTCCCGAACGCCGTCGCCGTCCGAGTCGGCCACGCCGGCATCGTCAAGCAACTGCTGCGCCCCCGGTATATCCTGTGTCAGGCACCCTGCGTCAGCAGCGGTCGCATACCGGGGCGGCGCCACGATAAGGTCGCATACTGGCTTGCCGGAAAAGCCGTACAGCTCCTGGGAGATGCGGTTCCGGTCGATTGCCATGGACATGGCCTGCCTGATTGGCTGCAAGGTGAGGAACGGGTGTGGGTTGGCGCCATCCAGATACTCGGAGCGGTCGTCACCCAGCGCCGGGTCGGGGTTGGTCTGGTTCAACACGAGACGCTCCGTGTCGCCTGCAAACGCGGACACCACCGTGCCGTTGCCGCTAGCTTCAAGCGACGCCAGCAACCCCGGATCGATCTGCAGGTTCCAGCCGTAGTCGATTTCCTCGGTCTCCAACACGGCGCGCGCCGCCGACTCCGCATCGCCGCCGCCTTCGATGACCACACGGTCGAAGTACGGCTCGTTCCCCCAGTAGTGCGGATTGCGCTCGTACTCGGCGCGGTCATTGGGCACGAATTCGACGATTCGGTAGGGGCCGGAGCCCAACGGGGCCATGTTCTGATCGTCGCATTCCCTTGCCGCCCCGCCGATGCAGCCATTGAATTGGTCAGCGTTGATGACAGGCGTTCCTGCGCCCACAAAGGCGTTGTACGGATACGGCGTCGGCCCATCGAATTGGATGCGTACAGTGCGGTCGTCTACCGCTTCCACCGCGTCAATCCCGTCGAAGGCGTCCTCGGCGACACAGCCGCCCTCAAGGTGCGTGCAGTACCGCCACGTAAACGCCACGTCGGTTGCCGTGAGGTCGCTCCCATCTGACCACTTCAGGTCTTCCCGGAGTGTCCAGGTTATCGACGCCAAATCCGCTGAAACCCCGCCGTTCTCCACGGTGGGAATCTCCACGGCCAGTCTCGGCGTCAGGATGCCGTCGGGATCGTAGTTGGCCAGGGGTTCCAGTGTTAGAGCGGCTGCGTCGGTGTCCTTATAGCCGCTGGCCAAATACGAGCTCGGCAGGGTCGCCGCCTGCCAGTAACGAAGAGTGAGCACCTTCTCCTCGCCGCACGCTGGCAACAATGCGATCACCAAAAACGCGGCCAGGGCCACCCACAACACTCGGATTCCAGTAGTCCACATCATCCTCACCTCTCTCCACTGAGTGTAAGGAGGCCGGTTACCAGTTCGCAATGCCGAGAGCAAAATACACCAGAAGCCGATTAGTTGAAGCAGAGTCTGCGCGAGCACGTCTGCGTACTCAATCGCCGTTTAGGCTTGCCATTTGATTCTTCTTTAGCTACTATCCGCCGCTTCTATATAAGGTACGCCTTTAAGCAATCGCAATGCTACACTGAATAGAGAGGTGCATGTGGGCGACCGTGGCCTTAAGGTTTGCACACATCACGGACCTGAATTCCTCTCCTGCCGCCGCCCCTGGAGGGCCTGATCGTTGCTGCGCAGTCTCACCCGCAGAAAGCTCCGCACGGCGCTGACAGTCCTGGGCATCACTGTGGGCATTTGGGCGCTCATCGTCATGAGCGCCATGGCCAACAAGCTGACGGCTCTCGTTGACGGTGGTTCGACGTACTTCGACAACAAGATCCTCGTCACGGACGCCACAAACCCCGCCTTCGGTTTTGGCAATGTTCCCATGCCTGTCGAGGTGGTGGAGAGGGTCGGCCGGATACCGGGCATTGCCGTCGCGGCGGCGCGGGTGTCGTTCCTCCTCGACCCCGACAACACCGGCTCCGGGTTCAGCGCGCCCGACTTTGTCATTGGGTTTCGCGCGGGCTTCGATCAGGGCTATGAGACCTTTCGTTCCGAACTCGCCCAGGGGCGTTATACCACGCTGGAAGATGAGGGCCAGCGCGTAGT encodes the following:
- a CDS encoding peptide ABC transporter substrate-binding protein, with translation MLTLRYWQAATLPSSYLASGYKDTDAAALTLEPLANYDPDGILTPRLAVEIPTVENGGVSADLASITWTLREDLKWSDGSDLTATDVAFTWRYCTHLEGGCVAEDAFDGIDAVEAVDDRTVRIQFDGPTPYPYNAFVGAGTPVINADQFNGCIGGAARECDDQNMAPLGSGPYRIVEFVPNDRAEYERNPHYWGNEPYFDRVVIEGGGDAESAARAVLETEEIDYGWNLQIDPGLLASLEASGNGTVVSAFAGDTERLVLNQTNPDPALGDDRSEYLDGANPHPFLTLQPIRQAMSMAIDRNRISQELYGFSGKPVCDLIVAPPRYATAADAGCLTQDIPGAQQLLDDAGVADSDGDGVREHSGVPLRVTYQTTENPVRQQTQALIQGWWKEIGIDAVLVQHDASVFFGGDPAVEGASYRRFLADVQMYTTGTGIDPALSLVSLGCEHIQTIENNWADGNNSRGCNPDFDAKLAELDGLTIGPERDAIVKQLNDIYVQSYFEIFLVGRGLVSAHANSLQGVRMNAWDSELWNIAEWRR